From the Ralstonia wenshanensis genome, the window AATCATGTCGATGATGCGGCCGGTGATGTTTTCTTCGGCCTTGATATCGCGTTCGAGCGTGAGCGGCTTGTTCGGGTGCAGCGGCGTCAGGTTCTCGAACATGATGCGGTTCTTGACCGCCTCAGGAGGCTGCGTGTTGACCTTGTCGACCTTCACCAGCGCGAAGTAGCGCTCGCCATCCTTGGGCGTGCGGACTTCACCTTCGATCGTGTCACCGGTGTGCAGATTGAATCGGCGGATCTGCGACGGGCTGATATAGATGTCGTCGGTGCTGGCCAGATACGAGGTTTCCGGCGAGCGCAGAAAACCGAAGCCATCGGGCAGCACTTCAAGCGTGCCGTCACCGAAAATCGTTTCCCCCTGTTTCGCCTTCTTTTTCAGGATGGCAAACATCAACTCCTGTTTGCGCATGCGTTGGGCGTTATCGATCTCCAGCTGCCCCGCCATTTCCAGCAATTGGGACACGTGCAAGGATTTCAGTTCTGTCAGATGCATAGACGAAAGATGAGGGAAGGGCCCGAACGGGCGGCGAAACGAGAAACGGGGGGAGGGGGAAAGGTCGAGCGAACGCTCGGAGAAACAGATTGGCTGCAATCTTAGCACAACGCTGGCGAGCTTCCAGGCGGAAGTGCGCCAGCGTGGGCGAGGGGCAACGCGAAGGGTCGCCCGCAGCCGAAAAAGGGCTTACAGGTGGCTGTCCAGGAATGCGGTCAGCTGCGACTTGGACAGTGCGCCCACCTTTTGCGCCGCCACAGCGCCATTCTTGAACAGAATCAGCGTCGGGATGCCGCGAATGCCGAACTTGGCCGGCACGCCTTGATTTTCATCGACGTTGATCTTGGCGATCTGCACCTTCTCGCCGTAGTCCTTGGAAACTTCGTCCAGGATCGGGGCGATCATTTTGCAGGGGCCGCACCATTCGGCCCAGAAATCGACCAGCACGGGTTTGTCGGACTTGAGCACGTCTGCCTCGAAGGACGCGTCGCTCACATACTTGATCTGTTCGCTCATGGCGGGAACCTCTGTTATTTCGTAATAGCTGGCGACGTGCGCCGAACCCATACATTACACGATTACACGAACCGGCGTGTATTGAGACCACTGTCGGCGCGGATGCTGCTGATATAGTACCGACGCCCTCATTTTCAACCGATTCAATCGTTGATTGTGGCTATCAGGCCGATAGCCGCACGTTTCCCGGTATATCGCCATATTCCCTCGCATGCAGACGCTTGCCTTCGCGCCTGGCCCAGCATTCCTTTCCCATGCCGCCGACGCTGCATGGCGCTTTCTGGATGTGCATGCCCAATCCTCGCGTGCCGCCACGGTTGTTGTGCCGACAGCCGCGCAGATTCCTGGGGTGCGCAGTGCCCTGCACGCCAGTGCGCAAGCAGCCGGCACGCCGCGCTTGCTCCCTCGCATTCTGACGCTGGGGCACTGGCTGCTCGATTTGCCACCCGAAGCGGGTGTGCCGGTTGCGCGCACGCCGCTGTCGCGACTGCTCGCCGTGCAGCAGGCCCTCAAGACGCAGGCATGGCTGCGTGAAGCGCTTGGCGCACAGGACGATGCCGCCCTTTGGGGCGTGGCGCAGGTGCTTGTGACGGTGTCGGATGAGTTGTCGCAACGTTGGCTGACGCTGGATGCCGCGCACAGTGGCGCCGATGGGCGTTCCGACGAGCTGGAGTCGGCATTGGCGGAGGCGTTGGAGCGTACCTACGCACAATTGTCCGAGCGTTTCCTCGGTACCGAATCGCGCATCGTGCTGACGTTCTGGCGGTTGCTTTCGGGCGCGGCGGACCCGATTCCAATGCGCCTGCGGGCCATGCGGCGCCTGCTGGACGAACTGGACGGGCCGATCGTGTGGATGAGCCCGACCGATCCCGAGGCAGTTGATCTGGATTTCCTGCAGCGCGCCGCCGAGCGCGTGCCTGTGCTCAACATCGGCTATGACTGGAATGCCCCTGAAACCGGCGCGTCTGCGGCGCCCGCCACACACGCGGATTTCCGCGATCTGCTGCTGCATGCCTGGCCCGAATGCGCCACGCCCGCCCAGGCGGCGGACAATGCTGGCGACGCGCAGATTCCGACGCCAATCC encodes:
- the trxA gene encoding thioredoxin TrxA; this encodes MSEQIKYVSDASFEADVLKSDKPVLVDFWAEWCGPCKMIAPILDEVSKDYGEKVQIAKINVDENQGVPAKFGIRGIPTLILFKNGAVAAQKVGALSKSQLTAFLDSHL